The following proteins come from a genomic window of Flavobacterium crocinum:
- the dinB gene encoding DNA polymerase IV gives MARAIVHMDLDTFFVSCERRTNSELNGIPLIIGGGDRGVVASCSYEARKYGVRSAMPIRMALKLCPDAKVMKGDMELYSQLSHDVTEILQEKAPVLEKASVDEFYLDITGMDKFHGSYKWTNELAQKVIKETGLPISFSLSINKTVSKIATGEGKPVGNLQIPEQEVQDFLNPLSIQKIPMVGAVTFQLLSRIGVRKIQTLAEMPAEVLQQMIGKNGLELWKKAHGIDHTPVEPYTERKSISTETTFSQDTIDLAKLRRILLGMVEKLAFQLRAEQWLTSTVTVKIRYANFDTETKQCRVAYTSADHVLTKNVIELFEKVYQRRMRLRLIGVRFSGLVRGTYQIDLFEDTQEMLSLYEAMDKMKSRYGFDAVMRCAGAHFKPNTKDEILKRKK, from the coding sequence ATGGCACGGGCAATTGTACATATGGATCTGGATACCTTTTTTGTATCCTGCGAAAGACGCACCAACTCAGAACTTAACGGAATTCCGCTTATTATAGGTGGCGGAGATCGTGGCGTTGTGGCATCTTGTTCTTATGAAGCCCGTAAATATGGTGTTCGCTCTGCAATGCCAATTCGTATGGCGTTAAAACTTTGCCCAGACGCAAAAGTGATGAAAGGCGACATGGAACTGTATTCACAACTTTCTCATGATGTTACTGAAATTCTTCAGGAAAAAGCGCCTGTTTTAGAAAAAGCCAGTGTCGATGAATTTTATCTGGATATTACCGGAATGGATAAATTTCACGGTAGTTATAAATGGACAAATGAATTGGCGCAGAAAGTTATTAAAGAAACCGGACTTCCAATTAGTTTTTCATTATCCATCAATAAAACCGTTTCTAAAATTGCGACTGGAGAAGGCAAACCTGTAGGGAATCTTCAAATTCCGGAACAAGAAGTACAAGATTTTTTAAATCCGCTTTCTATTCAGAAAATCCCGATGGTGGGAGCTGTTACTTTTCAGCTTTTGTCCCGAATTGGCGTTCGTAAAATTCAGACTTTGGCCGAAATGCCTGCTGAGGTTTTACAACAAATGATTGGTAAAAATGGTCTGGAACTTTGGAAAAAAGCGCACGGAATTGACCATACGCCAGTTGAACCTTATACCGAAAGAAAATCAATTTCGACCGAAACGACTTTCTCTCAAGATACTATCGATCTTGCCAAACTGAGAAGAATATTATTAGGAATGGTCGAAAAACTAGCGTTTCAGCTTCGTGCTGAACAATGGCTGACTTCGACTGTTACAGTCAAAATACGTTACGCCAATTTTGATACCGAAACCAAACAATGCCGGGTAGCTTATACCTCTGCCGATCATGTGCTGACGAAAAATGTAATAGAACTTTTTGAGAAAGTATATCAGCGTCGTATGCGTCTGCGCTTGATTGGTGTTCGCTTTAGCGGACTCGTGCGCGGAACCTATCAAATTGATCTTTTTGAAGACACTCAGGAAATGCTTTCACTTTATGAAGCGATGGACAAAATGAAAAGCCGTTATGGTTTTGATGCCGTAATGCGTTGCGCCGGAGCTCACTTTAAACCCAACACTAAAGACGAAATTTTAAAACGCAAGAAATAA
- a CDS encoding DNA polymerase III subunit alpha: MYLNCHSYHSLRYGTIPLKDLIAEAVLHGIKAMALTDINTVTGIYDFIKACQEKEIKPLIGMEFRCNHEFRYIGLAKNAEGLAEMNRFLTDYNFSGETLPLRAPKFESVFVIYTLENAPETLYENEFIGVRPEEVSSLLTSKHKNKISKMVILQPVTFRNKKEYNLHKVLRAIDTNIILSKLTEADYCKVSDVMKPVESILPFYEKYPEIILNTQRIIDDCNFQYDFSAKRNKKFYTQNRQEDLEKLTELAWEGFEKRYGNENTEAKARVEKELKVIDELEFSGYFLITWDIIQYSNSQGFMHIGRGSGANSIIAYCLGITDICPIELDLYFERFLNLNRKTPPDFDIDWSWQERNTILEYIFEKYGKDHVAFCGTNVEFKYRSIFREVGKVFGLPKDELDLLAKNPEELHPTNKIVKLVQEYGKMMGKYPNQRSMHACGILISEEPITNYTPLEMPPKGFPIVLFDMHIAEDIGFDKFDILSQRGIGHIDDSVKLIAKNRGIKVDIRDTSISKDEAVCNSYLAKGHTIGCFYIESPAMRGLLRRLNCDNYKILVAASSIIRPGVAQSGMMKEYIFRHNNPTQFEYFHEVFREHLGETYGIMVYQEDVIKIAQHYGGLPAPDGDILRRAMSGKGRSLEALQKVKDNFFASCAQKGHPLQLSQEIYRQIESFAGYSFCKAHSASYAVESYQSLYLKVNYPVEFMTAVINNQGGFYRTEVYVHEARMSGGTIHNPCVNKSEYQTTLYGTDIYLGFMHIQSLEFKIAHLIEEDRNKKGDFSSLEDFINRIPIGIEGVKTLIFIDAFRFTGKTKNQLLVTASLLLNNFKPENRDLKLLQEPVKEYKLPTLERSVFEDAFDEIELLSFPVSCTVFDLLQTKHRGDVMAKDLVQYHKKQVRMLAYLISRKHVPTKKGTMYFGTWIDHEGTYFDTAHFPDSLEKHPFQGGGCYLLLGNVEVDYHFPTITITKMAKMPFIPDPRYMDAKDQYRTQNQIKEDISLTHRKPYPQGHEINLPRHRMKF, encoded by the coding sequence ATGTATCTCAATTGTCATTCTTATCATTCTCTGCGTTACGGCACAATTCCGCTTAAGGATTTGATTGCCGAAGCCGTTTTGCATGGTATAAAAGCAATGGCATTGACCGATATTAATACCGTTACCGGAATTTACGATTTTATAAAAGCGTGTCAGGAAAAAGAAATCAAACCTTTGATTGGAATGGAATTTCGATGCAATCATGAATTCCGATATATTGGCCTCGCTAAAAATGCAGAAGGTTTAGCAGAAATGAATCGTTTTTTAACGGATTATAATTTCAGCGGAGAAACTTTGCCTTTGCGTGCTCCAAAATTCGAATCGGTTTTTGTGATTTATACTTTAGAAAATGCTCCTGAAACACTTTATGAAAATGAATTTATCGGAGTTCGCCCTGAAGAAGTTTCTAGTCTTCTGACTTCAAAACATAAAAATAAAATCTCCAAAATGGTGATTTTACAGCCTGTAACTTTTAGAAATAAAAAAGAATACAACCTGCATAAAGTGCTTCGTGCTATTGATACGAATATTATTTTATCGAAACTTACAGAAGCTGATTATTGCAAAGTTTCTGATGTGATGAAACCTGTAGAATCGATTCTACCTTTCTATGAAAAATATCCTGAAATCATTTTGAATACACAACGTATCATTGACGATTGTAATTTTCAATATGATTTTTCGGCTAAAAGAAATAAAAAATTCTATACTCAAAATCGTCAGGAAGATTTAGAAAAACTGACGGAATTAGCTTGGGAAGGATTTGAAAAACGTTACGGAAACGAAAATACTGAGGCAAAAGCCCGCGTGGAAAAAGAATTAAAAGTAATTGACGAATTAGAATTCAGCGGTTATTTTTTAATTACTTGGGATATTATTCAATATAGCAACAGCCAAGGTTTTATGCATATTGGTCGCGGAAGCGGTGCCAACAGCATCATTGCCTATTGTCTCGGAATTACCGATATCTGCCCTATTGAACTCGATCTCTATTTTGAACGTTTTCTAAACTTAAACCGAAAAACACCACCCGATTTTGATATTGATTGGAGTTGGCAGGAACGTAACACAATTTTAGAATATATTTTTGAGAAATACGGCAAAGATCATGTTGCGTTTTGCGGAACGAACGTCGAGTTTAAATACCGTTCTATTTTTAGAGAAGTCGGAAAGGTTTTTGGTCTTCCTAAAGATGAATTAGATCTTTTGGCAAAAAATCCGGAAGAACTTCATCCAACCAATAAAATTGTAAAATTGGTTCAGGAATACGGAAAAATGATGGGAAAATATCCCAATCAACGAAGCATGCATGCGTGTGGAATTCTAATTTCTGAAGAACCCATTACCAATTACACGCCTCTGGAAATGCCTCCAAAAGGTTTTCCAATCGTACTTTTTGATATGCATATTGCCGAAGATATTGGTTTTGACAAGTTTGATATTCTAAGCCAACGCGGTATTGGTCACATCGATGACAGCGTAAAACTGATTGCCAAAAACCGAGGTATAAAAGTGGATATTCGCGATACTTCAATTTCTAAAGACGAGGCTGTTTGCAATTCTTATTTGGCCAAAGGCCATACGATTGGCTGTTTTTATATCGAAAGTCCTGCTATGCGTGGTTTACTGCGTCGTTTAAATTGTGATAATTATAAAATTTTGGTCGCCGCGTCGTCTATTATTCGTCCCGGAGTAGCACAATCGGGAATGATGAAAGAGTATATTTTTCGTCATAATAATCCAACTCAGTTTGAATATTTTCATGAGGTTTTCAGAGAACATCTTGGCGAAACCTACGGCATTATGGTTTATCAGGAAGATGTAATTAAAATTGCTCAGCATTACGGCGGACTTCCCGCTCCTGATGGTGATATTCTGCGTCGTGCCATGTCAGGAAAAGGAAGATCTTTGGAAGCTTTGCAAAAAGTAAAGGATAATTTCTTTGCGAGCTGTGCTCAAAAAGGACATCCGTTACAGTTGAGTCAGGAAATTTATCGCCAGATTGAATCGTTTGCAGGATATTCTTTTTGTAAAGCGCACTCGGCTTCTTATGCGGTTGAAAGTTATCAGAGTTTGTATTTGAAAGTCAATTATCCTGTGGAATTTATGACAGCGGTAATCAACAATCAGGGTGGATTTTACAGAACCGAAGTGTATGTACACGAAGCGCGAATGTCTGGCGGAACGATTCATAATCCGTGTGTGAATAAAAGCGAATATCAAACGACTTTATATGGTACCGATATTTATTTAGGTTTTATGCACATTCAAAGTCTGGAATTTAAAATCGCTCACTTGATTGAAGAAGATCGAAATAAAAAAGGCGATTTTAGTTCTCTGGAAGATTTTATCAACCGAATTCCAATTGGAATTGAAGGCGTTAAAACTCTGATTTTTATTGATGCTTTTCGTTTTACAGGAAAAACCAAAAATCAGCTTTTGGTAACTGCCAGTCTCCTGTTGAATAATTTTAAGCCTGAAAACAGAGATTTGAAATTACTGCAAGAACCCGTTAAAGAATACAAACTTCCAACGCTGGAACGTTCTGTTTTTGAAGATGCTTTTGACGAAATCGAGCTTTTAAGTTTTCCCGTTTCATGCACTGTTTTTGATCTTCTTCAAACCAAACATCGCGGTGATGTGATGGCGAAAGATTTGGTTCAATATCATAAAAAGCAAGTCAGAATGCTGGCTTATTTGATTTCCAGAAAACACGTTCCGACCAAAAAAGGAACGATGTATTTTGGAACTTGGATCGATCATGAAGGCACTTATTTTGATACGGCACACTTTCCGGATAGTTTAGAAAAACATCCTTTTCAGGGCGGAGGCTGCTATTTGTTGTTAGGAAATGTCGAAGTCGATTATCATTTTCCAACCATTACCATAACCAAAATGGCCAAAATGCCTTTTATTCCAGATCCGCGTTATATGGATGCTAAAGATCAATACCGAACACAAAACCAGATTAAAGAAGATATAAGCCTAACACATCGAAAGCCTTATCCGCAGGGGCATGAAATTAATCTGCCGAGACATAGAATGAAGTTTTAG
- a CDS encoding XRE family transcriptional regulator → MSLFSDNIRALRVKHKISQEKLAENLSITRGRYVKYEDGTSEAPYDILKKIALYFHMSIDLILSVDIRKIDVQNLIKLEGNRLILPIQVDSFGENYIEIVSQKAKAGYLNGYADPEYIESLQQITLPFLGPGKHRGFPVEGDSMPPHEDGSIIIGRYVEKLGEVMDGKTYILITKTEGMVYKRLNKNKKNSLVLESDNSFYPNYEVKASDILEIWEYECNIGRSDKKQETTETGAMKDLLLELKREVREIKNNTSNT, encoded by the coding sequence ATGTCCTTATTTTCAGACAACATCAGAGCACTAAGGGTTAAGCATAAAATATCACAAGAAAAATTAGCTGAAAACCTAAGTATTACAAGAGGAAGATACGTGAAATACGAAGACGGAACTTCGGAAGCACCGTATGACATTTTAAAGAAAATTGCATTATATTTTCACATGAGTATTGATTTGATATTATCTGTCGATATACGCAAAATTGATGTGCAAAATTTGATAAAACTGGAAGGCAACCGACTTATTTTACCAATCCAGGTAGATAGTTTTGGAGAAAATTATATCGAAATTGTATCTCAAAAAGCAAAAGCAGGTTACCTCAACGGATATGCTGATCCGGAATATATTGAAAGTTTACAGCAGATTACACTTCCGTTTTTAGGCCCAGGAAAACACCGTGGATTTCCCGTTGAAGGAGATTCAATGCCTCCGCATGAAGATGGTTCTATTATTATTGGCCGTTATGTGGAAAAACTGGGAGAGGTGATGGACGGTAAAACTTATATTCTGATTACTAAGACTGAAGGAATGGTTTACAAACGTCTCAATAAAAACAAAAAGAATAGTTTGGTTTTAGAATCAGATAATAGTTTTTATCCGAATTATGAAGTGAAAGCGTCTGATATTCTCGAGATTTGGGAATACGAATGTAATATCGGACGTTCTGATAAAAAACAAGAAACGACGGAAACTGGAGCAATGAAAGATTTGCTTTTAGAATTAAAGCGTGAAGTTCGAGAAATTAAGAATAATACTTCGAATACCTAA
- a CDS encoding phosphatase PAP2 family protein → MFHKAVSLVFLFGLFSANAQQNDSITKIDSTSHQLKFNYKQLIIPSVLIGYGVIGLESDQLLSFNHQIKDEVTEDIDEKVTIDDFSQYAPAVSVYALNAFGVKGKNNMRDRSVILVTSYAIMATTVLGLKSISHVERPDGSSNNSFPSGHTATAFMGAEFLYQEYKDKSIWYGIAGYAVATGTGLFRIYNNRHWLTDVAAGAGIGILSTKIAYWINPYITKKLFKSSAENKSTSMIMPFYNGQQYGLGFAKIF, encoded by the coding sequence ATGTTCCACAAAGCGGTTTCTCTGGTATTTCTATTCGGATTATTTTCTGCGAATGCACAGCAAAATGATTCGATTACTAAAATTGACAGTACTTCTCATCAACTAAAATTCAATTACAAACAATTAATCATTCCGTCGGTTTTAATTGGTTATGGCGTAATTGGTTTAGAAAGTGATCAGCTTTTGAGTTTCAATCACCAAATTAAAGATGAAGTTACTGAAGATATTGACGAGAAAGTTACCATTGATGACTTCTCTCAGTACGCACCTGCCGTATCTGTTTATGCGCTGAATGCTTTCGGTGTAAAAGGCAAAAACAATATGCGCGATCGCTCGGTCATATTGGTGACTTCATACGCCATAATGGCGACAACGGTTTTAGGCTTAAAATCGATTTCACATGTTGAAAGGCCTGACGGAAGTTCGAACAACTCCTTTCCTTCTGGACATACTGCAACTGCATTTATGGGCGCCGAATTTTTATATCAAGAATATAAAGACAAATCAATTTGGTATGGAATTGCAGGTTATGCCGTTGCTACTGGAACGGGACTTTTTAGAATCTACAATAATCGTCATTGGTTAACTGATGTCGCTGCTGGAGCGGGAATTGGGATTTTGAGTACCAAAATTGCTTATTGGATCAATCCGTATATTACTAAAAAGTTATTCAAATCATCAGCCGAAAATAAATCAACTTCTATGATAATGCCTTTTTATAATGGACAGCAATATGGATTGGGATTTGCGAAGATCTTTTAG